TTTATTGCTGAATTGTAGTTTGTTATGGTAGTCTTGTAGCAGTttagtatttacagtatttttgcCCCTTAGGGGGGATAatgttcttctctctttccatctctccatTTCTCGTCTCTGAATATCACAGACACTTGTCCACCTTCTATTCCAGACAGATTACTTAATGGAAACCAGTCCCCTTTCCCCCACCCATCACTTCAGATGGATATTTATAGCCTTGGTCTCACCATGTGATGTTTGGATGTGTgtccttgtttttttcttcttcctgtcaTCACTATGGTGATTAATGAAGTATTAGATTAATTTCAGCCTCATGTGACCCCACAGCAGTCCACAGAATTGTAGGATGTTTTTGCAAGTGTTCAAGAAGTTTCATCATATCACACCACTGCAAATTCTCACCACACTGCAACATTCTGACCTACATCACCTCCAGACGAGAGCCACACAacgaatgtgtgtctgtggattCAGCGattgctattttttttgttactaaTTCATCCGAAAAGAGATGACACATggaaaaatgtttgaaaaatgggATGTTTGAAAAGAAATTTGGGATAAATTTTACTCaagatctgtgttttttttgttttgttgtttgtttgtttttttgcaggaaGAGGAAATGCCTGAGGTCGAGATCGACATCGATGATCTTCTGGAGGTGAACAGCGAAGACGAGAGAGCTGTAAAATTACAGGCAAGTGCTTTTATTCACCCAGGAGAGAGACTATTGGCTCTGTTGGTGCAGTAAATTCTACTTTGTGTCGTCTATACGAACAGTTTATAAGATTACACTTTCGTTTTCTCACCAGGAATCTCTCACAGACTGCTTTAAGCCTACTGATGTAAGTCTGTCctaaatttgcatttttatgatGATCTTTGGTTGCTTAATGgtttaaatgttgttttggGGGACCATTTCCAGCAGGACAAATTGATGAACCATTTATTTTCGGGTTTAAAACCTTTTCAcgaaaggagtctccagggtCAGTGGTTTGGAGCAGTCAGCAGTCCACTTTCTCAGTAATGTGGTACAGTAATCCATCGTCACTTCGCGGTTCGAGTTTCGCGGCCTccgtgcatcgctgatttttcaaaaatattcattgaaaaataaaaataaaaacgatttcccaggatgccaggcaaagagagaaactctctcagaggctttgtacatacccaaaGGCACTCAGAcgaggcacatgattggttcccggggcgagatctgagctgattggctgcacatcgtcgcatcctctcccagcttcttcccttgttgtatctcgccattCTCGTTCAcactgtcaactgtgtctcgcgtatcgtgttcgaaattaacttttcgttaagcccttacgatgcctcctaagcgccgtgcccctgcgaaagattcctctagtgagaccaagaggaagaggaagatgatgaccatcagtgaaaaggtcaaacttagggccaatcctacttcgcggattttcacctatcgcgaagggttccggtccccattaaccacGATAAACAAGGGATCACTGAAACATTagagattattttcctttaaactGCACACTTCATTGTGTTTTACTCTTTATGTGTAGTACAGTATCTGGTGCCAAAGCCTTCTGCCCCAATACACACATTCTGGGTCAATCTCATAAAGCCCACTGACCGGAAAACCCGTATTTGTCTAATGGATTcatctaaataaaatatactgaaTCACTGACCTCCATACAGACTGAAATATGTTACTGTACAGGATGGTAGAGTGCAGTCAAGGACTGAAATAttctatttttgtgtgtgtgtgttctgggcaTCCAGCCATGCTTCTGAATATCTCCCACCCTGTAAGACTGTAATTTTCCCCCTATTCTGATTCTGTTGCATTCTATAGGCATCAAGTCATAATTTCAGGATGTTTCcagcacatgaaaaaaaaaggtttatttgaAACAACTCATGTGaagcatcttttttttgttgtttctataaAGCTTATTGTATTAGTTAAGTTATTAAGATAAGCCTTAAAGGTGTACAAGGAAAGCCTTTGGGGCATTTCTATGCTTGTGTGGAGACACGAATGTGTGTCTCAGGTTTTATAAAATGATACAAACGCATGCTGTTTCAGAGAAATttgaaattctctctctctctgtctctctctgtctctctctctctctctcatgcaatctctccatctctgttgCAGGCTTTTGTACAGGAGCTCCTCAGAAGGATAAGAGGAATGAGGAAACTCGGTGCTCCGCAGAAGAAAAGCCTTTAAATGCTCAGCACATGGCAACGACAATCCAGCTGCAGTGACTCGAAATCCATCATCCAGCCCACACTCGGTTCACCCTAACCAGCTCATCATAGTCTGGACTGCAAATTGCAGACAGGGCTCAAATATTTGCACCCAAAATTGATAGTTGTAGCCTTTACTTAGCACAGCCTAGCACAAACCTTATAGGTTTTTTAAAAAGcttataatgtgttttttttggtttttttttcttcctcctatACAGTGCAGTTCATTTGTTATGTCTGTAATCTTATTGTAAGACTTGACtgtctaatgtgtgtgtttgtttttttttgtttttttttaaatagacaaaTTGTACGTCGGTGCTTTTTAAAGGTCAAGGGTTTGGAGTCATCATTCTTGGGTTAGCTGTTAAGTTTGAGCATTTTGATTCGTCTTCCCGACATTCGTTGATATTACAGTACATAtcgctgtgtttgtttttttggtttcttttctttttccctacaAAACCTTCTTACACACTATGTGATCTTGTAGCTAAAGACCCATGACCTGAAACAGTATATAAAGGCAATTTTCTAGCTCAGTTTAGATGTAAAAagcaaaaaccaacaaaaaaaaacaaagatgcaGCCTGTTTTATGGCTGACGTGTAGCTACTGTATATCGAGTGCTTTAGAGCCATTTCGGTTAGCGTCGTTTGGATGTTTTAATCGTtgtatgtaaatacattttaacctACACTCATTTGATTTCTCCTTCAGTTTTGTATGTAGTTCGCCAAAGATTGCAAAATGGTGGGCTTTGTAGGAAGAGCTGTGCCTGTAAGGTCATCGCTGCACTCGTCATCGCCTCGCAAATGTCAATCTCCCATACAAATTGTTCAGTAACACGGAAAAGCAACGACGGTGCTCTTAATGCTCGCTTTTTAATTCTTTGAAAGcaatggtgtgtgttttgggttttcCATACTCAGATTTTCTACTCTGTGATCTCGTGTTAAACTCATGTCCGTTTTCTCATCTCTGTATGAGCAAAATGTcagttatatatttttagcGTTGTCTGTTTCATTAAAggaaactttttctttttggcGTATGAGACCGAGCATCTTGGTGGATTTGGACAGGTTCCTTTTTGTGATCCTGTTTGCTTATGAGGTGAATAATTAaagctctcgtgtgtgtgtgtgtgtgtgtgtgtgtgtgtgtgtgtgtgtgtgtgtttgtgtgtgtgtgtgtgtgtgttttagatacTCGAGAATTATTCAGGGTTTTTCAGGGCTTTGGCTTTGCTTATTATTCTTTTAACTAATTCTGTAACCATtagaagaaatgacactttttaCTTTTGCATGTGTTTCATTGGCATGAAGGGAACTTTTTAGATCAACACttgtatcatttattattattatattttttttgtatactttATTGATATTACTGTTTGACACTCCAAGATTTTAGTAACTGTATATATGAGTTATtatgttgtgtgtagtgttttgcattgtttaattataataaatgaaaagagaCATTCTGTTGGTTCGGATTTGAGCCCACAGGCTATCACaattcagtttgtttgtttgttgtgtacaTGCTATTAAGCAGAAAACTTTTACCTGAGCACTGGACGTTGTAGCTCATGGGGGAGATTACCAACAAGATGAGGTTCGAGTGTTTAGGTGGAGGTGTGCAAGGGGAGCGATTTTAAGCTGATAAAACAGGCTGTAACGAACTATAATCCGTGATGTAAGAGCGTATTggttaattctttttaaataagtgtttttctggtcagagtcacagtgatttaaattattaatttgttttatatttctggTAATAGAACCGACGGAAGTCGTTTCATACATTTCAAAAATATTGCAAGTAGAAACAAGTAAATACAATTATGTCAGGCTTTAATGCGTGTTTTTTTTATCGTTTGTAAATTCAGATTTATCTATTGATTGATTATTTGATTGCATAGAAATTCGTACGCTGTCCCTTTAAATATTTTGACCCACTTATTCCGGGTGCGCGGAGAGGCGCGTTCATGAGACCAAGCGCTGTGACCGCAAGGTGAACGTGAAGAGCTAAAGACGGGCACGCGCAGAACGGTACGCATGCGCACATCCAAAATTGACtaggtggtaaaaaaaaaaaaagcacatcagCAATGTGTTCCACTGAGCCTTCAATATAATCCGTCTTCTGCATCTTTTAacctgaaaaagaaaagggTTCCTTTTGAAgttaatatctatctatctatctatctatctatctatctatctatctatctatctatctttatgagagattttttttgtcattgtggtttcatattttcattgttttcttACTCACCCCCCCCCATGTGCCCCTGCTATCCTGTTTTCCATTCTCAGTTTCTTCTCTTCAATATTTCACTCTATTCCCCATCCCCCTACCCTTACATCTGTCCTGCATATCTCAGTGTACAGGGGAATAAAGTACAGACTCCATAAATCTACATACATTCACTGATAAGCTGGATATGAAATCAAAACAATATGCATCTACCTCTTCACTGGAGAGAGATGCATTGTGGGACATTTGCATCACATGATACTTCAGTGACATtgcttgttttgtgttgtttttgccaAGAAACTGGAAAAGCACAACGAACACCATCATTTCCTTTCAGGTCCCCAGAACATCTGGCTCATgagtacaatcacacacacacacacacacacacacacacacacacacacacacacacacacacacactacatgtacgCATATCACATGAACATGTGTTGATATTATCCttagtaataatataatagaaaaatatataataaaaacaatgaggCATCATATGTTCAAAAGAATACCATCAACAGCTAACAGGGATCCTGAATAAACAAAACCACATgcctctgcatgtgtgtgtttgtgtttgtgtctgttttgctCAGGCCTGAGAGTGTGTAACAGACCCTAACCAATGGCAGCCGTTGTAAAATTCAGAGCTGCATGTTTATTGGTGATTAATATTTAACACCCCGTCATTTTCCCATCATTAACCCATTTCTGCGGTGAAGCCTGAAGGCATTCTGAGGAACAGGACACATGGCATTGCACCAACACCTTCCTGCAGTTGTAAAGCTTTGTAACAGTGTTTATTTAAGTGTTTCATTTTATCTGCACAACAGATCCTACAAATGTGCGAAAACTCCTCATGTGCTGAAATGTGGCCATTATCTTCCAGACATAATCGTAGACATggcagtacagtatgttttgcATAGCTCAAGCAGAAGTACAGAATGCATATGGTAACTCACTAGCatagtgtgacactgtgtgggCTGATCACAGTGGCTCGAGATGTGGATAATAAGTGCAGTtaatgaaagtgacatgacatacggctaagtacggtgaaccatactcagaattcattctctgcatttgacccatccaaagtgcacacacacccggagcagtaggggggttcggtgcctagctcaagggcacctcacccgagactcaaacccacaaccttaggattacgagtcagactttctaaccattagaccatgTTCCATTTCCTGTTTTGGTGCCCTTTATGTTGATCTCAGGGCTAATAACACTACAGCTAGCTTCATAAtggatgttgtttatttattaagcttgttattattattattattattattattattattatacaaattgGTGCTTTTATAGATTTATGCctgaaactaaaataaaatagttatatataaaaaaaaaacgtatttaataattagtaaaaaacacttatttatttggttatttattcaatttatttattcatttattacaataataattcattattattcacatcatttgtctttatctttatttgAAATCAGACAAAAACATCTCTCACAATGTataaacataacacaaagaatataaacctgttttttttccatttaaaatcACATAGATTTAGAATTCCTtaaattacttaattattttatttaataatattaggCTAAGATCTTAATTAGACTTAGATCTTAATTTTAAGACAAAATTGATCACCTCATCACACTGTATAGGGTtcttttatattgatttatttctgtaaattggagctccttctctctcacacacccactcttaAATCTTTTCCTCTTGTTTTTTCTTACTGAGACTGGAGGGCGTGAAATTGCCCGCTGAGATGGGACGTGTGATGCTAAAATGTGCACAGGCAGAAATTCTCATGCATTTTCAAACAAGATTATATGCTGTATTAAGTCCCCTTACGCAGGCTGTGATTTAATTAGCGTTAATAAATGGCCAATATCGCAGGCCGACAACAACACTCAACTGTCAAGTTCGATATTTATTCTCTCTGGAGCTGCACTCAGGAGACTGAAGGATGACAGGAAGATCATTCTCACTGTGAATTAATATTCCGTGCACAGCTAAATTGCACGGAATCATCATTAAAGATGCATTTCTGACATTCTGTCTgtaaattcattcataaatgCAACGTTGGAAATCATCCTCATTCCTGGATCCTATTAAATGTTAGCTATTAATTATTAACTGTTATTGAGAGTTAATGTTTGATTTGAGGTTGAGCCTTGAACAATtgaccactctctctctctctctctctctctctctctctctctctaaaaataCATATTGCTTTAAGTTTTTAGGTAATCCAGTAGTCAATTATAGATCATTTGTCTCGTATGCTCGAGTCAAAATTCAGTCAGGTTACTGCGGTGTATCATCTATTCAGACACCTGTCTTCCATCACAGACCTCTAAACATTGTTCCTCGCTTATTCTATTCTTCAGTCTCTTCCTGCACGACCGACAGACCAGACTGTCAAAAGAGCTCCAGCACATACAGGCAGATTCTTCCCCTCAGGGCTATAACAGAACAGACTACACATCACTTTCACACTATCGTTATACAGTTATTCACGAGGAGCTACTCATAATACTCTTACAATGTTCAATTCTCTATTTACTTTActatctaataaaataaaaaatggattcCAAATGACATAGATTCCAAATGACATCCTGCTTGGAGACTAAGCAGACATGTGGGAAAGATGCTCTGGGGTTATGAGAGCAAAGATTTACATTTTGGCCATCCCACAAAACACTACGTTTGTAAATCTGATGTTATTTGTAACATACATTATTTTTGACTACGTCAGCTCAAGGTGTGCAATTCCTAACATGTTTTTCAATGTGCCACGTGTTGCACCAATGCTCATGTAAAGAGGGgaggaatggagagagagagagagagagagagagagagagagagagagagagagagagagagagagagagaggttaaggAAAGGAACTAACGAAATGGGAAAGAGTGATAGAGAAGTGGTTGAAACATTAACAGGTTCCGCCCCTGTAACTTTCCCCTCACAGACCAGAAGGCCTCTAACTCTTTACTCAGCTCTCTTCAAGCATCGTTCCTGTGTCCTGTCCTCGGAGTAATGGCTCTTATTTCTACTCTAACTCCGGTGTTCGTGGCCATCCTTTGCGTCGTCATGGCCTTCGTGTTTAAAACGTGGCGCAGGTCCGAGTTTTCCTCGTCTCAGAAATCCTCTAACGGCGGTGGAGAGAAGACACAAACCCGACCGTGGGTGGATGAGGACCTGCAGGACGACACCGAGATCAGCGGAAGAGAAAACGGTACGAAACAATCACAACCGTTTCGCCTTTGCACACAACCGTTTTCCCTTTGCGCACAACCTTTTCCCCTTTGCGCACAACCCTTTCCCCTTTGCGCACAACCGTTTCGCCTTTGCTACGAGTCAAAAACTGCTTTAAAATGTAGACTACTAATACTTTTAGCACTTTTAGCCTTTTTCCTGCTTGTAAACACAGTCTGCAAACTGATTTGTTCAGTAATGTGCATTGAAAATATGTCCATTTTGAACGAGTCGACTCTTTGATTCGTATCGTAAAAAGCAACCGACTCACATTTCCTTTCAAACTTCTGTTTAAAATCTCCGTGACCCACTCGTAGATAATCACGAATCATTGTATATATAACTAATCAGAAATTGTGCTGAAAAGAATGATATTAACTcaaaagagtcgactcttatCAGTAAGCTGAGCCGACTCACAGAATAGAGTCGGACTTGTTATATATGGTGTATATTTAGCTGTAGGAGCAGGAGTGCAAGTTTGTGTGCATAAATGATAATCATATGGTGTCCTTGCTCAAATGGGTATGTTTCATGCATTGTTTTAGTGgatacagataaagataaagaataTTTCCAAATTGCACAATCAACTGTTAAAATCAATCCTAATTTCGTAGTAGTGACTGAATAGAGACTGTATGTACATGGAACATCATGGAACATCATACAATGACCTAACAGTGACCTGAAGAACACTGGAGCTTGAAAAAGAGTGCATCCTGAGAGTTTTTATTGAAAACAGACCACTTTTTCATACCTGCAGTTGGAGCACACAATAAAGTACGTTGGATTGTTCTGTGCTGATGTTTTTCAAGTCTCTTTTAAGCAGTCCTTTAATGCCAAAGAAGACAATGATGTCTGCAACCACAGACCGAAGTCAAGTGGATGAGGATCTGTGTTCCAGTAGGTTGAACTACAGTCGAGAGAAGTCCTCTAGAGTCAAAAGAGATGCTGACACTATAAAAATGTCTTGCACAAGAGATCATTCAGTGCTTATTCACATAGGACAGAAATTTCCTACAAATGTTTGCAAATTCATCGATACGACCCATGACCATGAACATTTATAGATGTTTTGAGATATTTAAATGGCTGTACGTATGTGTAGACCAGTGCAGTTATTCAGTAATGTGTTTTATACAGCAGCGCTGTTGAATCCTTgcttgtgattggtcagaagatgttggattattttttttttataacagtagCTCTGACTGCATTTCCAGCTACATCTATTTCTATACTAACAACTTGCTCAAAATTAGATTAAAAGCGTGCAAATATTATCCAGTCACTGGTGGTCTACATGTCTATAATCTTGTACCTCTTCAGTTAATATGTGGAGTAAAGAAATGCTGTAAAACCTGTAGCGATTTTCACCAACAGGACTAACACTATGAAGTGGCATAGAATTGTGCATAAGTACCGGGGACACAGCCATTAGAATAGATtaagttattatattatagtagaTTTAGATATTGATATAGAATAAGTGTAGTTTATAAATTGCTGATGCGTCACTGTGTTTCGCTAACCATGCTCGTGATCAGCTGaatctcatttatttttctctgtagAGGAAGATGATTGGGCAGAAGCAGGGACAGAAGATCTTGTCCATGTACCATACAATCCTCGTCGCTACACGAAGGAAGAAATGCTGGAGCGCTCCAAACACTTCTATGCCCTTTTGAATGAACGCCGGTCGGTCCGCTTCATCAGCTCGGAACCTGTTCCTCGAGAGGTGATCGATAACGTGATACGTGCGGCAGGTACTCACCACATTTCTCTGAGCTTCATATAATACATGAGCATTGTTAACATTATTGTAAAAATGGTATAACATATAACATTGTATAACTAGGAACTCTAAGTAATTCACAAGACTTAtcactgttttttattaatgcacTCGTTCTAATATAGTGTTTTCTATACTAACAACTTATATATGGACTCTCAAtgtaaagagatttaaaaacaccCAATACTGTGCGTTCAGGTCCTCCTGGGTTTGAGATTATCACATCAGGTGTGTTTAAGTCATTTTGGTCAGAGCAAGATGGTGCATCTTCtcttaacaaagaaaaaatagagtCAGGATTTTAAGGTGTACTTCGATAAAATGAAGAATACAGaatcaaacattttgtttgttttaatcagaACTAGAACGGATATTTCACTCAGCTGTATAAGTTGCTAGAGTGCAAACATGGTCCCCTGAAAACTCTaataatatgtatgtgtgtgtgtgtgtgtaaggcacGGCCCCAAGCGGTGCTCACACTGAGCCCTGGACGTTCGTGGTGGTGGGCGATGCCGAGACCAAACACAAAATCCGAGAGAtcgtggaagaggaagaagagatcAACTACAGACAGAGGATGGGAGATAAATGGGTTCACGACCTGCGTCGACTCCGGTAAAGGtcatgcacgtgtgtgtttatcaAAACTTCTATTGCACAAGCACTGTCTTGTGACTAATCTTTGTAATTGTAAcggctaataaaataaaagaacgacaaaaaaaaaaatccattgagCAAATCCATTTTAGTGTTAATTTTTGTCATTCAGGACTAACTGGGTGAAGGAGTATCTGGACACAGCGCCGTATCTGATCCTTATCTTTAAGCAGACGTATGGAATAAAGCCGGATGGAAAGAAAAAGACTCACTACTACAATGAGATCAGTGTGTCTATCTCGTGTGGCCTCCTCCTGGCAGCTCTACAGGTATGGGTAAAACTTACACAACATGACCCACGCGGTGGGACACGTACACTTGTTATTTTCGAGTCACAATTTACTAAACAGATCTTtgatatagaaaaaaaacactgctgcaGTTTTCCTTATTATG
This DNA window, taken from Tachysurus fulvidraco isolate hzauxx_2018 chromosome 23, HZAU_PFXX_2.0, whole genome shotgun sequence, encodes the following:
- the iyd gene encoding iodotyrosine deiodinase 1, encoding MALISTLTPVFVAILCVVMAFVFKTWRRSEFSSSQKSSNGGGEKTQTRPWVDEDLQDDTEISGRENEEDDWAEAGTEDLVHVPYNPRRYTKEEMLERSKHFYALLNERRSVRFISSEPVPREVIDNVIRAAGTAPSGAHTEPWTFVVVGDAETKHKIREIVEEEEEINYRQRMGDKWVHDLRRLRTNWVKEYLDTAPYLILIFKQTYGIKPDGKKKTHYYNEISVSISCGLLLAALQNVGLVTVTTTPLNCGPQLRVLLHRPVNEKLLMLLPVGYPAPDATVPDLTRKELEDIMVYV